One stretch of Aquisalimonas asiatica DNA includes these proteins:
- the murD gene encoding UDP-N-acetylmuramoyl-L-alanine--D-glutamate ligase yields MATSAQRTVVVGLGRTGEACVRFLHARGVAVAATDSRQRPPGLATVQELDRGIPLQVGGFDAAMLADAQEIVVSPGVSLDEQALRQARLCGVPVISEIELFARHARAPVVAITGSNGKSTVTTLVGEMAAEAGKRAGVGGNLGTPALDLLTDPEPDLYVLELSSFQLETTYSLRPAAAVVLNVSADHMDRHGDIDAYAAIKSGIYAGDGIMVVNRDDPRVAAMSRRRRAVRSFSLGAPAPGGYGILTEQGCEWLARDRDLILPVAELALQGRHNQLNALAALALAESVGLPSQDCVNVLRRFRGLPHRMEWLADHDGVRWINDSKATNVGAAIAAIQGLDGPLVLIAGGQGKGADFAPLAEALRDKARGVVLFGEDASLIARALGDSVPVQRVAGMDEAVAAAADTARAGDTVLLAPACASFDQFSGYQERGRAFAEAVGRVTG; encoded by the coding sequence ATGGCAACAAGTGCGCAGAGAACAGTGGTTGTCGGCCTGGGCCGGACGGGCGAGGCCTGTGTGCGCTTTCTGCATGCGCGTGGTGTTGCGGTGGCGGCCACCGACAGTCGCCAGCGGCCGCCGGGGCTGGCGACCGTTCAGGAACTGGATCGGGGCATTCCGCTGCAGGTGGGCGGGTTCGACGCCGCCATGCTTGCCGATGCCCAGGAGATCGTGGTGAGCCCCGGTGTTTCCCTGGACGAGCAGGCTCTGCGTCAGGCGCGCCTGTGCGGCGTTCCGGTGATCAGCGAGATCGAGCTGTTCGCCCGGCATGCCCGGGCACCGGTTGTGGCCATCACCGGATCGAACGGCAAGAGCACGGTCACCACCCTGGTGGGCGAGATGGCCGCGGAAGCCGGCAAGCGCGCCGGTGTCGGCGGCAATCTCGGGACTCCGGCGCTGGATCTGCTGACCGACCCGGAGCCGGACCTCTACGTGCTGGAACTATCCAGTTTCCAGCTGGAGACCACCTACTCCTTGCGGCCCGCCGCTGCGGTAGTGCTCAACGTCAGCGCCGATCACATGGACCGCCATGGGGACATCGATGCGTATGCGGCGATCAAGTCGGGCATCTACGCGGGTGACGGCATCATGGTCGTCAACCGCGACGATCCGCGTGTCGCTGCCATGAGCCGGCGGCGCCGTGCAGTGCGTTCCTTCAGCCTTGGTGCGCCCGCCCCGGGAGGATACGGGATTCTCACGGAGCAGGGCTGTGAGTGGCTGGCCCGGGACCGGGACCTCATTCTGCCGGTGGCCGAACTGGCCCTTCAGGGCCGGCACAATCAACTGAACGCCCTGGCGGCCCTGGCCCTGGCGGAGTCGGTGGGGCTGCCGTCCCAGGACTGCGTCAATGTCCTGCGCCGGTTCCGGGGTCTGCCGCACCGGATGGAGTGGCTGGCCGATCATGACGGCGTGCGCTGGATCAATGACTCCAAGGCCACCAACGTCGGCGCGGCCATCGCCGCGATCCAGGGGCTCGACGGGCCACTGGTGCTGATCGCCGGTGGCCAGGGCAAGGGCGCGGACTTTGCGCCTCTGGCGGAGGCGCTCAGGGACAAGGCCCGCGGCGTGGTTCTGTTCGGCGAAGATGCCTCGCTGATTGCGCGGGCGCTGGGGGATAGCGTGCCGGTGCAACGGGTTGCCGGCATGGACGAGGCCGTCGCCGCCGCCGCGGACACCGCCCGGGCCGGCGACACGGTCCTGCTGGCGCCGGCCTGCGCGAGTTTTGATCAGTTCAGCGGCTACCAGGAACGGGGCCGTGCGTTCGCCGAAGCGGTGGGGAGGGTAACCGGATGA
- the mraY gene encoding phospho-N-acetylmuramoyl-pentapeptide-transferase produces the protein MLFHLFEFLEEFYSGFRVFQYITLRAIMGVLTALVISFIVGPYVIRRLGQHQIGQQVRDDGPESHLSKAGTPTMGGAMILVAIAASTLLWSDLTNRYVWIVLMTTLAFGVIGGVDDYLKLRYGNSRGLPARQKYFWQSVVGVAAAAALFLSAQNTVETELILPFVKDVSWQLGWLFIPLAYLVVVGASNAVNLTDGLDGLAINPAVLVGGALGVFAYASGHFQFADYLGIPFVPGVGEVVIFCGALVGAGLGFLWFNAYPAQVFMGDVGALALGAALGIVAVVTRQEIVLFIMAGVFVMETISVMIQVASFKLTGRRVFRMAPLHHHFELKGWPEPRVIVRFWIITVILVLIGLASLKIR, from the coding sequence ATGCTGTTTCATTTGTTCGAGTTTCTTGAAGAGTTCTACAGCGGGTTCAGGGTGTTCCAGTACATCACCCTGCGCGCCATCATGGGCGTGCTGACCGCGCTGGTGATCTCGTTCATTGTCGGGCCCTACGTCATCCGGCGGCTCGGCCAGCACCAGATCGGGCAGCAGGTCCGCGACGACGGCCCCGAGTCCCACCTGTCCAAGGCCGGTACGCCCACCATGGGCGGCGCCATGATTCTGGTGGCCATTGCCGCGTCGACCCTGCTGTGGTCCGACCTGACCAACCGCTATGTGTGGATCGTCCTCATGACCACGCTGGCCTTTGGCGTCATCGGCGGTGTGGACGACTACCTCAAGCTGCGTTACGGCAACAGCCGCGGGCTGCCGGCGCGGCAGAAGTATTTCTGGCAGTCGGTGGTCGGAGTGGCCGCCGCCGCGGCGCTGTTCCTGTCCGCCCAGAACACGGTGGAGACCGAGCTGATCCTGCCCTTCGTCAAGGATGTGAGCTGGCAGCTCGGCTGGCTCTTCATTCCGCTGGCCTACCTGGTGGTGGTGGGGGCCAGTAACGCGGTCAACCTCACCGACGGACTCGACGGCCTGGCCATCAACCCGGCCGTCCTCGTTGGTGGTGCCCTGGGCGTGTTCGCCTACGCTTCCGGCCACTTCCAGTTCGCGGACTACCTGGGCATTCCCTTCGTCCCGGGTGTCGGCGAGGTGGTGATCTTCTGTGGCGCGCTGGTGGGTGCCGGGCTGGGGTTTCTCTGGTTCAACGCCTATCCGGCCCAGGTGTTCATGGGCGATGTGGGCGCGCTGGCACTGGGTGCGGCGCTGGGGATCGTCGCCGTGGTCACGCGGCAGGAGATCGTGCTGTTCATCATGGCGGGCGTGTTCGTCATGGAGACCATCTCCGTGATGATCCAGGTCGCCTCGTTCAAGCTCACCGGTCGCCGCGTGTTTCGCATGGCGCCGCTGCACCACCATTTTGAACTCAAGGGTTGGCCCGAGCCCCGGGTCATTGTTCGGTTCTGGATCATTACCGTGATTCTGGTTCTGATCGGCCTCGCTTCACTGAAGATCAGGTAA
- a CDS encoding UDP-N-acetylmuramoyl-tripeptide--D-alanyl-D-alanine ligase produces the protein MIRFALNDLVEPLRARCVGPSVTFSGVTTDSRNVPEGALFVALEGERFDGHGFAQQALDQGAAAAMVARPEGLSGPCLVVADTLRALGELATLWRRCSTARVAAVTGSNGKTTVKEMLTSILALRAPTLFTQGNLNNEIGVPLTLFRLNDAHALAVIEMGANHAGEIARLTAMVEPDVGVVTNAGPSHLEGFGSLDGVARAKGELFRDLPAGAVAVINADDHYAPLWRELAGERRVVTFGLEGDADVTAARHGGTITMTVGGRCLDLALPVPGRHNLANAMAAAAAAHALGIAPEAIRDGLQGFRPAAGRLTRRAGRAGSELLDDTYNANPASLAAGLDVLAEADAPRWLILGDMGELGPDAEQLHAEAGRQALAAGVTRLLAVGPLSAAAVEAFGTGAEHFRDRDALVASARQALTGGVTVLIKGSRSMGMEAVVRALEEPETADGDG, from the coding sequence ATGATCCGTTTTGCCCTCAATGACCTGGTGGAGCCGCTCCGGGCCCGGTGCGTCGGACCGTCGGTGACCTTCTCCGGCGTCACCACAGACAGCCGGAACGTGCCCGAAGGGGCGCTGTTCGTGGCCCTTGAGGGCGAGCGCTTCGATGGCCACGGTTTCGCCCAGCAGGCGCTGGACCAGGGCGCAGCCGCGGCGATGGTGGCGCGACCGGAGGGTCTCTCCGGGCCCTGTCTGGTGGTCGCCGACACGCTGCGTGCCCTCGGCGAGCTGGCGACACTGTGGCGGCGCTGCTCCACCGCACGGGTGGCAGCAGTGACGGGCAGTAATGGCAAGACCACCGTCAAGGAGATGCTCACCAGCATTCTCGCGCTGCGCGCCCCGACGCTGTTCACCCAGGGCAATCTCAACAACGAAATCGGCGTGCCGTTGACCCTGTTCCGGCTCAACGATGCCCATGCGCTGGCCGTGATCGAGATGGGCGCGAACCATGCCGGGGAGATTGCGCGGCTGACCGCCATGGTCGAGCCGGACGTGGGCGTGGTGACCAACGCGGGCCCGTCCCACCTGGAGGGGTTCGGCAGCCTTGACGGCGTGGCGCGGGCCAAGGGCGAACTGTTCCGGGATCTGCCTGCCGGGGCAGTTGCGGTGATCAATGCCGATGACCACTACGCGCCCCTGTGGCGGGAACTGGCCGGGGAACGGCGGGTGGTGACCTTCGGGCTCGAGGGTGACGCGGACGTCACGGCCGCGCGCCATGGCGGCACCATCACCATGACCGTTGGTGGCCGTTGCCTTGATCTGGCGCTGCCCGTGCCCGGCCGGCACAACCTGGCCAATGCCATGGCCGCTGCGGCCGCCGCACACGCCCTGGGAATTGCGCCGGAAGCCATTCGCGACGGGCTGCAGGGCTTCCGGCCTGCGGCTGGTCGCCTGACCCGCCGGGCCGGACGGGCCGGGAGCGAGCTGCTGGACGACACCTACAACGCCAACCCGGCCTCGCTGGCGGCCGGACTCGACGTGCTTGCCGAAGCGGACGCACCGCGCTGGCTGATTCTCGGGGACATGGGGGAGCTGGGACCCGATGCGGAGCAGCTGCACGCGGAAGCGGGGCGCCAGGCACTGGCCGCCGGCGTGACACGACTGCTCGCTGTGGGGCCGCTCAGTGCCGCCGCGGTGGAGGCATTCGGCACGGGAGCAGAGCATTTCCGGGATCGGGACGCCCTGGTTGCGAGCGCCAGGCAGGCACTGACCGGTGGGGTCACGGTGCTGATCAAGGGATCCCGGAGCATGGGGATGGAAGCGGTGGTGCGGGCACTAGAAGAGCCGGAAACGGCCGACGGAGACGGGTGA